The window GCGGCTCGCCCCCGCCCTGGGCGTGGCCAGGCGCAGGGCCTGGAAGCCCGCCAGCACCCCGCGGAAGAGGCCGGGGTGGGAGGGGCGCTCCTCGGGGTGCTTGGCCAGGAGGGCCAAAACCGCCTCCCCCACGGCCCGGGGCACGGCCGGGTTCAGGGCCTCGGGGGGCTTGGGCTCCTCGTAGACGTGCTGGAAGAGGATCGCCTGGTCGTTCTCCCCCTCAAAGGGCGGGCGGCCCGTGAGGGTGCGGTAGAGCACGGCCCCAAAGCTGTACAGGTCGGCCTTGGGGGTGAGGGGGAGGCCCTTGGCCTGCTCCGGGGCCATGTAGGTGGGGGTGCCGAGGGTGTACCCCGTGCGCGTGAGGTGACGGCTCTCCTGGAGCAGGTAGGCGAGGCCGAAGTCCATGACCTTGGGGTGGCCCTCCCGGGTGAGGAGGATGTTCTTGGGGGTGAGGTCCCGGTGGAGGATCCCCTGGGCGTGCAGGTGGGCCAGGGCCTCCATCACCTCCTCCGCGCCCCGGAGGATCGCGTCCCCTTCCGGCCCCTCCTCAAAGGGGCCCAGCCGGTCAAAGGTGCCCCCCTCCACCAGCTCCATGACAAAGAAGGGACGCCCCTCCTCCTCCCCCAGGTCCAGGACCTGGACGATGCCGGGGTGGAAGAGGCGGGAGAGGGCCCGGACCTCCAAGAGGAAGCGCTCCCGCTCGGGCGGGAGGGCCCGGGGGTGGAGGAGCTTCACCGCCACCTTCCGCCCCAGGCGCTCGTCCACCGCCCGCCAGACCTCGGCCATGCCCCCGGAGCCCAGGGGGGCCTCGAGGCGGTAGCGCCCGGCCAAGACCACGGGGGCCATTCTACCGGGCTAGGCCTCTTCCTCGCCTTCCTCGGCCTTGAGGTGCTTCAAGAGGGCTTCCAGCTCCTCCTTGGCCTTCCCCTCTTCCAGCTCCCGGGCGATCTTCTCTATGGCCAGGCGCACCACCTCCGACTTGGAGACCAGGCGCTCGGGGCTGGAGAGGGCGTAGGCGGCGCGGGTGAGGAGGGCGTCCTGCTCCTCGGAGATCACCACCTGTAGGCGCTTCTTCTCCTTTTTGGCCATGCCCCTCCTTCAGGGGCCCTAGTGTAGCAAAAGCCCCCTTTGCTTGACAATGCCGCACCTCCACCCTATGCTCAACTTGAGTATGATGCGCAAGGGGCGCGTGAGGGGGCGGAAAGCGTGGGCGTGAGCCGGGTGCTGCACGTGGAAGGCGGCACCCCCTTGAAGGGGGAGCTTAGGGTCTACCCGGCCAAGAACGCCGCCCTGCCCATCCTCGCCGCGAGCCTCCTCACCCCCGAGCCCATCACCCTGGTGGAGGTGCCGAGGCTTAGGGACGTGGAGGTGATGCTGGAGCTCCTCGCCCACCTGGGCACCCAGTACGCCTGGGAGGGCCGGACCCTCCACCTCCAGACCCCGGAGATCAAAAGCACCCACGCCCCCTACGAGCTCGTGGGCCAGATGCGGGCGAGCTTCATCGTCTGGGGAGCCCTCCTCGCTCGGGCCGGGGAGGGGCACGTCTCCATGCCGGGGGGATGCGCCTTCGGCTTCCGCCCCGTGGACCAACACATCAAGGCCCTCGAGGCCCTGGGGGCGGAGGTCTGGGAGGAGGACGGCACCTTCCACGCCCGCAGGACCCGCCCCCTCTCGGGGCGGGTGGTCTTTGACCTGCCCACCGTGGGGGGCACGGAGCAGGCCATGCTGGCCGTGGCCCTGGGCGGGGAGGCCACCCTGGTCCAGGCGGCGGTGGAGCCCGAGGTGGTGGACCTGGGCCACTTCCTCGCCCTCCTCGGGGCCGAGGTGGAGGGGCTGGGAAGCCCCATCGTCCGCATCAAGGGGGCGCCCCGGCTAAAGGGCGGCACCTACCGCATCATCCCCGACCGCATAGAGGCCGGGACCTACCTCCTGGCGGCGGCCGCCACCCGGGGAAGCCTCACCCTGGAAGGCGTGCGCCCCGACCACCTGGACGCCCTTTTGGACAAGCTTTGGCGCTCGGGGCACCGGCTCGAGGTGGGGGAAGACTGGATCCGCTTCCGGGCCACCCCGGACCCCGCCCCCTTCCACGTGGAGGCCCGGGAGTACCCGGGCTTTCCCACGGACCTCCAGCCCATCGCCACCGCCTACCTGGCCACCGTCCCCGGCCAGAGCACGGTGGTGGACCGCATCTACCCCGACCGCTTCACCCACGTGGGGGAGCTGGCCCGCATGGGGGCGGAGCTCTACCTGCGGGACCGGATCCTCACCGTCCAGGGCAGGCGGCTCCACGGCGCCCAGGTCAAGGCCCTGGACATCCGGGCGGGAGGGGCCTTGGTGGTGGCGGCCCTGAGCGCCGAAGGCGCCTCGGAGATTGAGGGCGTCTACTTCCTGGAGCGGGGCTACGAGCACCTCACGGAAAGGCTCCAGGCCCTGGGGGCCCGGGTGCACCTCCGGGAAAGCCCCGTGGCCCTGGCTGCCGACTGAGGCCCCGGCGGGGCGGGGCGCTCACCCCAGGAGGCGGAGGGCCTCCGGGAAGCGGAAGAAGAGGCGGTCCCGGGCGAGCTCAGGGCTGTAGGCCCGCTCCACGTACCCCGCGGCCCGCATGGCCTCCAGCACCTCCCGGGCCACCTCCCGGTCCCCGAGGCGGGCGGCGAGGAAGGCCAAGGCCTCCTCCTCCTCGTCCCCCTCCCCCACGAACTCGGGGAACTCCTGGTCCAAGGCCCGCATCAGGGCCTTCAGGTCCAAAGACCGGGAGCTAAAGAACCAGCGGGGCCTCTCCCCGGGGAGGAAGTGGGCGTAGCCCTGGGCCTCCAGGGCCCGGGCCACCTCCACCGCCTCGGCGTGGGAAAGCCCCTTTCCCACCAAAAGGCTCACCAAGGCCTCCCGCTCTCCCAGAAGGCCCCTGGGGTACTCCTCCTTCAGCGCTTGCGCCCACCGCTCCACATTCATGTCTTTCACTATAAAACGATGAGCGTACCTATATCAAGACACCTTGCGCCTCGCTTCGCAATCTGCTATCCTGGTAAAGGTATGGACCTGGAACGCCTCGCGCAACGCCTGGAAGGCCTCAGGGGGTATCTTTGACATCCCCCAAAAGGAAACCCGTCTAAAAGAGCTGGAGCGGCGCCTCGAGGACCCCTCCCTCTGGAACGATCCCGAGGCCGCCCGCAAGGTGAGCCAGGAGGCCGCCCGCCTCCGGCGCACCGTGGACACCTTCCGCTCCCTGGAAAGCGACCTCCAGGGCCTTTTGGAGCTCATGGAGGAGCTTCCCGCCGAGGAACGGGAGGCCCTCAAGCCCGAGCTGGAGGAGGCCGCGAAGAAGCTGGACGAGCTCTACCACCAGACCCTCCTCAACTTCCCCCACGCGGAGAAGAACGCCATCCTCACCATCCAGCCCGGGGCCGGGGGCACGGAGGCCTGCGACTGGGCGGAGATGCTCCTAAGGATGTACACCCGCTTCGCCGAGCGCCAGGGCTTCCAGGTGGAGGTGGTGGACCTCACCCCTGGGCCCGAGGCGGGCATTGACTACGCCCAGATCCTGGTCAAGGGGGAGAACGCCTACGGCCTCCTTTCCCCCGAGGCCGGGGTGCACCGCCTGGTGCGCCCTTCCCCCTTTGACGCCTCGGGCCGCCGCCACACCTCCTTCGCCGGGGTGGAGGTGATCCCCGAGGTGGACGAGGAGGTGGAGGTGGTGCTCAAGCCCGAGGAGCTCCGCATTGACGTGATGCGGGCCTCGGGGCCCGGGGGCCAGGGGGTGAACACCACGGACTCGGCGGTGCGGGTGGTCCACCTGCCCACGGGGATCACCGTGACCTGCCAGACCACGCGGAGCCAGATCAAGAACAAGGAACTCGCCCTCAAGATCCTCAAGGCCCGCCTCTACGAGCTGGAGCGGAAGAAGCGGGAGGAAGAGCTCAAGGCCCTGAGGGGCGAGGTGCGGCCCATAGAGTGGGGAAGCCAGATCCGGAGCTACGTCCTGGACAAGAACTACGTCAAGGACCACCGCACCGGGCTCATGCGCCACGACCCGGAAAACGTCCTGGACGGGGACCTCATGGACCTGATCTGGGCGGGCCTGGAGTGGAAGGCGGGCCGCCGCCAGGGGACGGAGGAGGTGGAGGCGGAGTAGCGCCTCAGTAGACGTCCTCCGGGGCCTTGTA of the Thermus thermophilus HB8 genome contains:
- the murA gene encoding UDP-N-acetylglucosamine 1-carboxyvinyltransferase, whose translation is MGVSRVLHVEGGTPLKGELRVYPAKNAALPILAASLLTPEPITLVEVPRLRDVEVMLELLAHLGTQYAWEGRTLHLQTPEIKSTHAPYELVGQMRASFIVWGALLARAGEGHVSMPGGCAFGFRPVDQHIKALEALGAEVWEEDGTFHARRTRPLSGRVVFDLPTVGGTEQAMLAVALGGEATLVQAAVEPEVVDLGHFLALLGAEVEGLGSPIVRIKGAPRLKGGTYRIIPDRIEAGTYLLAAAATRGSLTLEGVRPDHLDALLDKLWRSGHRLEVGEDWIRFRATPDPAPFHVEAREYPGFPTDLQPIATAYLATVPGQSTVVDRIYPDRFTHVGELARMGAELYLRDRILTVQGRRLHGAQVKALDIRAGGALVVAALSAEGASEIEGVYFLERGYEHLTERLQALGARVHLRESPVALAAD
- the prfB gene encoding peptide chain release factor 2 (programmed frameshift), whose protein sequence is MDLERLAQRLEGLRGYLDIPQKETRLKELERRLEDPSLWNDPEAARKVSQEAARLRRTVDTFRSLESDLQGLLELMEELPAEEREALKPELEEAAKKLDELYHQTLLNFPHAEKNAILTIQPGAGGTEACDWAEMLLRMYTRFAERQGFQVEVVDLTPGPEAGIDYAQILVKGENAYGLLSPEAGVHRLVRPSPFDASGRRHTSFAGVEVIPEVDEEVEVVLKPEELRIDVMRASGPGGQGVNTTDSAVRVVHLPTGITVTCQTTRSQIKNKELALKILKARLYELERKKREEELKALRGEVRPIEWGSQIRSYVLDKNYVKDHRTGLMRHDPENVLDGDLMDLIWAGLEWKAGRRQGTEEVEAE